The following coding sequences lie in one Verrucomicrobiota bacterium genomic window:
- a CDS encoding twin-arginine translocation signal domain-containing protein, whose product MNRRRFLQGLAVAGAASTIKLPSVLSAQDAGEVPKIKIVSVDAYPVRLWERTNQGVLPKFESDYDPRRWGYGGPFSQLAGAIMVVIKTDQGITGYGFGAGGSVAVEIIHGHLRHLLVGTNPLNVEMLWDQMYSSALPYGRRGVFVMGLSGVDNALWDILGKFTGQPVYRLLGGATKERIPIYQTVVNESAMDAALAMGVKHFKLPIRDGLFHGKEGMKRTVKLLEDARKVIGPDCSLMIDCSSRWNDVDYTIEMAKRLEEVKLYWIEEPLSPDNLEGYEQLVSRIESTKIASGEHEYTRFGFNELIRHKAADILQPDVSWCGGVTSLKKVAAMAAAHGLEFTPHRGGSLYGLPLCLSSTRCQWAESFGTNDSGTELMEAMTSPFKDGHYYPSEKPGFGTALTEAIVKKHALK is encoded by the coding sequence ATGAACCGACGTCGATTTTTGCAAGGCCTTGCTGTAGCCGGAGCAGCCTCAACTATTAAGCTCCCTTCCGTCTTGAGCGCACAAGATGCTGGGGAAGTACCCAAAATAAAAATTGTTTCCGTAGACGCTTATCCGGTGAGACTGTGGGAACGAACTAACCAGGGCGTTTTGCCCAAGTTTGAATCGGATTACGATCCCAGGCGTTGGGGTTACGGGGGACCCTTCTCTCAGTTGGCGGGTGCGATCATGGTGGTTATCAAAACGGACCAGGGGATAACCGGGTATGGGTTTGGCGCAGGCGGATCTGTCGCAGTCGAGATCATTCACGGGCACCTCAGGCATCTGTTGGTTGGGACCAACCCGCTCAACGTGGAAATGCTTTGGGACCAGATGTATTCCTCGGCTCTGCCGTATGGCCGCCGGGGAGTCTTTGTCATGGGTTTGAGCGGGGTCGACAATGCACTCTGGGATATATTGGGTAAATTTACCGGCCAACCGGTTTACCGCTTATTGGGTGGAGCTACAAAAGAACGGATTCCCATTTATCAGACTGTGGTGAATGAATCGGCGATGGATGCGGCCCTGGCCATGGGGGTTAAGCATTTCAAATTGCCTATTCGCGACGGCTTGTTTCATGGCAAGGAGGGAATGAAGCGAACGGTAAAGCTTTTAGAAGACGCTCGCAAGGTTATCGGTCCGGATTGTTCATTGATGATCGATTGCAGCTCTCGTTGGAACGATGTGGACTATACCATCGAAATGGCCAAACGGCTTGAGGAAGTAAAGCTCTACTGGATTGAAGAACCCCTTTCGCCGGATAACCTGGAAGGTTACGAACAATTGGTATCCAGGATCGAAAGCACCAAGATCGCCAGCGGGGAGCATGAATATACGCGTTTCGGATTTAACGAGCTGATTCGACACAAGGCAGCTGATATTCTGCAGCCCGACGTAAGCTGGTGCGGTGGAGTGACCTCCTTGAAGAAAGTGGCGGCCATGGCTGCTGCGCACGGCCTGGAATTTACCCCACACCGAGGTGGCAGCCTTTACGGGCTACCGCTCTGTTTGTCCTCCACCCGTTGTCAATGGGCTGAGAGCTTCGGAACCAATGATTCAGGCACAGAACTGATGGAAGCCATGACTTCGCCTTTCAAGGATGGACATTACTACCCTTCGGAAAAGCCAGGGTTTGGAACGGCGTTGACCGAAGCGATCGTGAAGAAGC
- a CDS encoding sulfatase produces MFVTAKEQPDVLFIAIDDMNDWTTLFDEGNPIQTPNLKRLAERGTFFSRAYCASPGCNPSRTAIMTGYRPTTSGVYGNRTAWAEIIPDAITIPKYFELEGGYATRGAGKIFHHGATGKEPEGKPAFQEFFKKLDIRGPGVGKNYNGYKPDSNPRLGALAFDWGVHDQKMIDVDMCEYVEEQMEKSWDQPLFLAAGIFNPHLPFYAPQETFDRYPFETLRMPPMPEGDLDDVGEMARRMVRKEYWIWDNTTAQPKGSVGSLQRMVQCYQAATDYADQMVGRLLDKLDATGRADNTIIVLWSDHGYHLGDKEACVKFTLWEKANRVPFIIVAPGVSKPGSRIDQPVGLIDIYPTLLELAGLPPKADNDGLSLVPLLKHPEGKWVRPALMNEGPGNHAVRSERWRFIHYNTGEEELYDHLNDPWEHTNLASNPSYAGILAEHRKWLPESEAHGEAMDHLLNPPPPPGFGLPKQ; encoded by the coding sequence ATGTTCGTAACAGCGAAGGAGCAACCCGACGTTCTCTTCATCGCGATTGATGATATGAATGATTGGACAACCCTCTTCGATGAGGGGAATCCGATTCAGACGCCTAACCTGAAACGCCTGGCTGAACGCGGCACGTTCTTCAGTCGTGCCTACTGTGCTTCACCGGGTTGTAATCCGTCTCGTACCGCCATCATGACCGGCTACCGGCCAACTACTTCTGGTGTTTACGGTAACCGAACAGCGTGGGCGGAGATTATTCCGGATGCGATAACGATTCCCAAATACTTTGAACTGGAGGGCGGATACGCCACACGTGGAGCAGGAAAAATTTTCCACCATGGTGCAACTGGAAAGGAGCCGGAAGGAAAACCTGCTTTCCAGGAGTTTTTTAAGAAACTCGATATTCGCGGTCCTGGTGTCGGGAAAAACTACAATGGTTACAAACCGGATTCGAATCCACGTCTTGGAGCGCTCGCGTTCGATTGGGGCGTTCATGATCAGAAGATGATCGATGTCGACATGTGCGAATATGTCGAAGAGCAAATGGAGAAGTCCTGGGATCAACCTCTGTTTCTCGCAGCAGGTATCTTTAATCCCCACCTGCCATTCTACGCGCCGCAGGAAACCTTCGATCGCTACCCGTTCGAAACGTTACGAATGCCTCCCATGCCCGAAGGCGATTTAGATGATGTTGGTGAGATGGCCCGACGTATGGTGCGAAAAGAATATTGGATCTGGGATAATACCACCGCACAACCCAAAGGATCGGTGGGAAGCCTGCAACGCATGGTGCAGTGCTACCAGGCTGCGACTGATTATGCCGATCAGATGGTAGGCCGACTACTCGACAAACTCGATGCCACCGGCCGCGCCGACAACACCATCATCGTGCTTTGGTCCGACCATGGTTACCACTTGGGAGACAAGGAAGCATGCGTGAAATTTACCCTCTGGGAAAAGGCAAACCGCGTTCCGTTTATCATCGTTGCACCCGGAGTTTCGAAGCCGGGTAGTCGCATAGACCAGCCCGTCGGACTCATCGATATTTACCCGACGCTGCTTGAACTGGCCGGTCTTCCTCCTAAAGCGGACAACGACGGATTGAGTCTCGTGCCCTTATTAAAGCACCCAGAAGGGAAGTGGGTCCGCCCCGCCCTCATGAACGAAGGGCCGGGCAACCACGCTGTCCGTTCTGAACGCTGGCGTTTCATTCACTATAACACCGGGGAGGAGGAACTCTACGATCACCTAAACGATCCCTGGGAGCACACCAATTTGGCAAGCAACCCGAGCTACGCAGGCATCCTCGCCGAGCACCGAAAATGGCTGCCAGAGAGTGAAGCACATGGCGAAGCCATGGACCACCTGCTCAATCCACCTCCGCCACCGGGATTCGGATTGCCGAAGCAGTAG
- a CDS encoding family 43 glycosylhydrolase translates to MIKTIVETRLRTSVVMMVAILVACAAPGHKTVLAAEIPEELMEVTDREVYVKELDVPDKHHHDPSNIIKYNDKYYLWYTQHPKVTNGWEGHIRLATSSDGLDWTAQGVAIPVGENGDIDDKAAITSYVVPDDGKFYLFYTAYGSAAELKGITYAVADTPDGPWKKSGKKLLWPNGNKEEWDGVHIDDSNIIFFDGKWFLYYKGRPFGVAASDTKIGVATSDNLLGPYTKYERSPVFPGHAFTTWVHRNGVAGFGYGTFWSEDGFTFVKTSDWTPKTVGLYCPENFGNGINNSGVFWGMKVKFPEDRCRYITRMELPILDLSNLKMTGK, encoded by the coding sequence ATGATCAAAACAATAGTAGAAACACGGCTGAGAACATCTGTGGTTATGATGGTGGCGATTCTAGTCGCCTGCGCTGCTCCAGGGCATAAGACCGTGTTGGCTGCAGAGATACCGGAAGAGTTGATGGAAGTGACGGATAGAGAGGTCTATGTGAAGGAACTCGATGTACCTGATAAGCATCATCATGACCCGTCGAATATTATCAAATACAACGATAAATACTATCTATGGTACACCCAGCATCCGAAGGTGACGAACGGCTGGGAAGGTCACATTCGCCTGGCGACCTCCTCCGATGGCCTGGATTGGACCGCCCAGGGCGTCGCCATTCCTGTTGGAGAAAATGGCGATATAGATGATAAGGCCGCCATCACGTCTTATGTGGTTCCGGATGATGGGAAGTTCTACCTCTTTTACACGGCCTACGGAAGTGCTGCAGAACTGAAAGGCATAACCTATGCCGTTGCAGATACGCCAGATGGCCCATGGAAGAAGTCAGGTAAAAAGCTCCTGTGGCCCAATGGCAACAAGGAGGAATGGGACGGCGTTCACATTGACGATTCCAATATCATCTTCTTCGACGGCAAGTGGTTTCTCTATTACAAGGGGAGACCTTTTGGAGTCGCAGCCTCAGATACGAAAATTGGGGTGGCAACTTCTGATAATCTTCTTGGACCGTACACGAAATATGAAAGGAGTCCCGTTTTCCCTGGCCATGCCTTCACAACCTGGGTTCACCGCAACGGTGTAGCCGGTTTTGGGTACGGTACCTTTTGGTCTGAAGATGGGTTCACCTTTGTAAAGACCTCCGATTGGACTCCCAAAACGGTGGGGCTTTATTGTCCTGAGAATTTTGGAAATGGAATCAATAACAGCGGCGTATTCTGGGGGATGAAAGTGAAGTTCCCTGAGGACAGATGTCGGTATATTACTCGGATGGAACTTCCAATACTTGATCTTTCAAATTTGAAAATGACAGGCAAATAG
- a CDS encoding arylsulfatase, producing the protein MRISPKTVLSAVALVMAVLSLSARPNVILIMTDDQGYGDYSCHGNPLLKTPALDKLHAESIRLTDFHVAPMCTPTRGQLMTGMDAMRNGATAVCQGRSMMGNGIKLMPEYFAEAGYATGHFGKWHLGDSYPHRPQDRGFQETLHHMAWGITSLADHFGNSYWDPWLRHNGSEKQYKGYCTDIFFSEAMAWMKKQKEKDQPFFLYLPTNTPHVPNWVDEEYSKPYADVGTFNGVEVPADFYGMIANIDENMGKLDAFLKYEGLKDNTLLIYLNDNGSQSQAASEIYNAGMQGYKRGMLDGGHRVGCFWRWPNELKSDKDINDLTQVQDILPTLAELCDLPKPSSEINGTSLARRLQGKQSKLDDRKIVIQYSNREVSAIRWDHAIVLWDKWRLVGPDKLYNIANDPHQDSNVIQQFPDVADAMREHYEAWYAEARIRFDKPRYITVGSDTDPSLMLYANDWQGGYCDNPPNLVAADTTGYWDIEVAQAGTYEFELRRWPELANTPLSSGVNGEKVTSYRPYTGYVGARPIHYANIHVAGFQETKVPAKDATHVTFTSKLGAGKTKLSTLFSDIDGNPLCSAIYVKVTRK; encoded by the coding sequence ATGAGAATAAGCCCCAAAACCGTTTTGTCTGCAGTCGCTCTTGTAATGGCTGTTTTGTCATTATCAGCTCGCCCAAACGTTATCCTGATTATGACCGATGATCAGGGCTATGGAGATTACAGCTGTCACGGGAATCCCTTGTTAAAGACACCGGCTCTGGATAAACTGCATGCAGAGAGTATCCGACTAACCGATTTCCACGTCGCTCCCATGTGCACGCCGACACGGGGCCAGTTAATGACGGGCATGGATGCTATGCGTAACGGTGCCACGGCGGTTTGTCAGGGACGATCTATGATGGGCAACGGGATCAAACTTATGCCTGAGTATTTCGCCGAAGCCGGTTATGCGACCGGGCATTTTGGAAAATGGCACCTGGGTGACAGTTACCCACATCGCCCGCAGGATCGTGGTTTTCAGGAGACCTTGCATCACATGGCTTGGGGGATTACTTCTTTGGCCGACCATTTTGGAAACTCCTACTGGGATCCCTGGTTGAGACACAATGGGTCCGAAAAACAGTATAAAGGCTACTGCACGGATATCTTTTTCAGTGAAGCCATGGCTTGGATGAAAAAGCAGAAAGAAAAGGACCAACCGTTCTTCCTCTACCTTCCTACCAACACCCCGCACGTACCTAATTGGGTCGATGAGGAGTACTCAAAACCCTATGCAGATGTAGGTACCTTCAACGGGGTGGAAGTCCCGGCTGATTTTTATGGCATGATTGCCAACATCGACGAAAACATGGGAAAACTGGATGCCTTCTTGAAGTATGAAGGGCTGAAGGACAACACCCTGCTTATTTATCTGAACGACAATGGTAGCCAAAGCCAAGCCGCCTCGGAAATCTACAACGCTGGAATGCAGGGTTATAAGCGTGGCATGCTGGATGGTGGTCACCGAGTGGGATGTTTCTGGCGCTGGCCCAATGAACTCAAATCCGACAAAGACATCAACGACCTGACCCAGGTGCAGGACATCCTGCCTACACTGGCTGAGTTGTGCGATTTGCCAAAGCCCTCTTCGGAAATCAACGGAACCAGTCTGGCAAGACGGCTGCAAGGCAAACAGTCCAAACTGGATGATCGCAAAATTGTAATTCAATATTCCAATCGCGAAGTCTCGGCTATTCGTTGGGATCATGCGATTGTGCTCTGGGATAAGTGGCGTTTGGTCGGTCCCGACAAGCTTTACAATATCGCGAACGATCCCCATCAGGACAGCAATGTGATTCAGCAGTTTCCAGATGTGGCCGATGCTATGCGTGAGCACTACGAAGCATGGTATGCCGAGGCCAGAATACGGTTCGACAAACCGCGCTATATAACCGTTGGAAGTGATACCGATCCGAGTCTAATGTTGTATGCCAATGATTGGCAGGGAGGTTATTGCGACAATCCTCCCAATCTGGTTGCCGCTGATACCACTGGCTACTGGGACATTGAGGTCGCGCAAGCAGGCACCTACGAATTTGAACTCCGACGCTGGCCGGAGTTAGCCAACACGCCGCTTAGCTCTGGTGTGAATGGTGAAAAGGTCACATCCTACAGGCCTTATACCGGATACGTCGGAGCGCGGCCTATTCACTACGCCAATATTCACGTTGCTGGATTTCAGGAAACCAAGGTTCCGGCGAAAGATGCGACCCATGTTACGTTTACATCCAAGTTGGGAGCCGGCAAAACCAAGTTGAGTACCCTGTTTTCGGATATCGATGGCAACCCGTTGTGCAGTGCGATTTATGTGAAGGTTACGCGTAAGTAG
- a CDS encoding sulfatase-like hydrolase/transferase has protein sequence MKRIILSLLCVLISFTCLATDRPNILIIFTDDQGYGDVACYGNELIKTPRLDQLAREGTRFTDFYAQPVCGPSRSALLTGRYPIRSQGWSMPADEITFAELLKPAGYQTACIGKWDVSNRKAILDRMPNAQGFDYYFGPLGANDGGIVAFHHNNEPAGETRDMGSLTRLYTDKAIDYLENQRKSDQPFLLYLAHTMMHTNIDASPDFKGTSAGGLYGDVVEEFDFETGRLLDRLDTLGLRESTLVIFTSDNGPWSQPRYYLAKMGRIGRPNSSNPNWYMPAGTIFWGDPGPLRGAKGSAYEGGSRVPCIVRWPGKVPAGRSSDALWSTIDFLPTFASLASVEVPMDRVIDGENQKDLIFGKVDQGRDSFVYDQVSQKDIPYMAIGIRKGKWKLLLPGRKPSEPHRYVMDFGTNDYELYNLESDISERWNLASDYPDIVKELEAELEHFKATVK, from the coding sequence ATGAAACGAATCATACTCAGTCTCCTTTGTGTTTTAATCAGTTTTACATGCCTGGCCACTGATCGCCCTAATATCCTTATTATTTTCACCGACGATCAGGGCTACGGGGATGTTGCTTGCTACGGCAATGAATTGATCAAGACGCCTCGCCTTGATCAACTGGCTCGAGAAGGTACGCGCTTCACTGATTTCTACGCTCAACCGGTATGTGGACCTTCGCGTTCAGCACTTTTAACGGGTCGCTATCCCATTCGCAGTCAGGGTTGGTCGATGCCTGCCGATGAAATCACTTTCGCGGAACTGTTGAAACCCGCTGGCTATCAGACAGCCTGTATTGGCAAGTGGGATGTTTCAAACCGCAAGGCAATCCTGGATCGTATGCCGAATGCCCAGGGATTTGATTATTACTTCGGTCCACTCGGAGCGAATGATGGTGGCATTGTAGCATTTCATCACAACAACGAGCCTGCAGGTGAGACCCGGGATATGGGCAGCCTGACTCGACTGTATACCGACAAAGCAATCGACTATTTGGAAAACCAAAGGAAGTCAGATCAACCCTTCTTGCTGTATTTGGCGCATACGATGATGCACACCAACATCGATGCCTCTCCTGATTTCAAAGGAACCTCGGCGGGAGGCCTTTATGGGGACGTGGTTGAGGAATTCGATTTTGAAACCGGGCGACTGCTGGACCGCCTTGATACTCTCGGCTTACGCGAAAGTACTTTGGTCATCTTCACCTCGGATAATGGTCCCTGGAGTCAACCTCGGTATTATTTGGCCAAGATGGGTCGCATCGGTAGACCTAACAGCAGTAATCCAAACTGGTATATGCCGGCCGGCACCATTTTCTGGGGCGATCCAGGACCCTTACGAGGAGCCAAGGGCTCTGCATACGAGGGGGGCTCTCGAGTTCCTTGCATTGTTCGGTGGCCGGGAAAAGTTCCGGCTGGCCGCAGTTCGGACGCGCTCTGGAGCACGATAGATTTTCTACCGACCTTTGCATCTCTGGCGAGTGTTGAGGTGCCAATGGATCGTGTGATTGATGGTGAAAATCAAAAGGATTTGATTTTTGGGAAAGTAGACCAAGGGCGCGATTCCTTTGTTTATGATCAGGTCTCTCAAAAGGATATTCCTTATATGGCTATTGGTATTCGCAAGGGTAAATGGAAGTTGTTACTTCCAGGTAGAAAACCATCGGAGCCTCACAGATATGTAATGGATTTTGGAACCAACGACTACGAACTCTACAATCTGGAATCTGATATCAGCGAACGCTGGAATCTGGCCAGTGACTACCCAGATATCGTCAAGGAGCTCGAAGCCGAGCTCGAACATTTTAAAGCAACAGTGAAATAA
- a CDS encoding glycoside hydrolase family 32 protein has translation MKKLWIPLSLIIGMTFSAVSFAQTGPGKNASPVPRYVFGDTLEEQEKQLAENPLLERFRISRAELLKDPHYPRYHFSSPENRLNDPNGLSFWNSKWHMFYQGYPPEDPRQHWGHAISDDLIHWRDLPYAIYPDPERACFSGTVYIEEDRAIAMYHGTEVGSMVATSNDPLLLNWEKVTGQAVIPESVAGPPPLPNRIFDPSIWKVGDYYYALTAGQKPDGPGGKWVRAEYLHRSKDLANWEYMHQFLEGDRYGIVGDDGACPYFWPIGDDKYILIHYSHTSGGKWLLGDLDKKRMKFVATDGGDFNHGPSGPGGVHAPSAYPDGNGGINVIFNMNPAYPSKGWNQLMSLARKITLAPDDPFDPIRQEPIGDYASLRGKHERVKNLSLPANEEVVLKTISGNTLELIAEIDPKSAQAIEIELLRSPNGEERTRLVIQPERGNAPRIFGMMEQRARRSSGAVMYDTVVTLDNSRSSILPQAQSRPPEVDSFMREKGEPIRLHVFIDRSVVEVFVNGKACVAARVYPGREDSLGVSFRAQGQDAKLVSLDAWQMGSIYD, from the coding sequence ATGAAAAAATTATGGATACCGCTATCGTTGATAATTGGGATGACATTCTCAGCCGTGTCATTTGCGCAGACCGGGCCGGGTAAGAATGCTTCTCCGGTACCCAGGTATGTCTTTGGTGATACATTGGAAGAACAGGAAAAACAGTTGGCGGAAAATCCGTTGCTGGAACGGTTTCGGATTTCGCGGGCGGAGCTTCTGAAGGATCCGCACTATCCTCGTTATCATTTCAGCAGTCCTGAAAACCGGCTCAACGATCCCAATGGTCTTAGTTTCTGGAATAGCAAATGGCATATGTTCTACCAGGGTTATCCACCGGAAGATCCTCGTCAGCATTGGGGGCATGCTATCAGTGACGATCTGATTCACTGGCGTGATTTGCCTTATGCAATTTATCCTGACCCGGAACGTGCCTGCTTCTCGGGTACGGTCTACATTGAGGAGGATCGGGCCATCGCCATGTACCACGGAACCGAAGTCGGTTCGATGGTCGCAACTTCAAATGATCCCCTTCTGCTCAACTGGGAAAAGGTCACTGGCCAGGCCGTGATTCCCGAATCGGTTGCCGGTCCGCCGCCGCTGCCAAACCGCATCTTTGATCCATCTATTTGGAAAGTTGGGGATTACTACTACGCCCTCACCGCCGGCCAGAAGCCGGACGGACCAGGAGGGAAATGGGTACGCGCGGAATATCTCCATCGCTCGAAGGATCTCGCGAACTGGGAATATATGCATCAATTCCTGGAAGGTGACCGCTACGGAATCGTTGGCGACGACGGAGCCTGTCCCTACTTCTGGCCGATTGGTGACGACAAGTATATCCTCATTCACTACAGCCACACCAGCGGAGGAAAGTGGCTCCTTGGAGACCTCGACAAGAAGCGTATGAAATTTGTAGCAACTGACGGTGGTGACTTTAACCACGGTCCATCCGGACCGGGAGGGGTGCACGCTCCTTCCGCTTATCCAGATGGCAATGGTGGGATCAATGTCATTTTTAACATGAATCCTGCTTATCCCAGTAAGGGTTGGAACCAGCTCATGTCGCTAGCGCGAAAGATTACACTGGCACCGGATGATCCCTTCGATCCGATCCGGCAGGAACCGATTGGAGATTATGCCTCACTCCGAGGAAAACACGAACGTGTTAAAAATCTCAGCTTGCCGGCCAATGAGGAGGTGGTCCTGAAAACAATCTCTGGAAACACGCTCGAACTGATTGCGGAGATTGATCCCAAATCTGCCCAGGCAATCGAGATCGAGTTGTTGCGTTCGCCCAATGGAGAGGAGCGTACACGCTTGGTCATTCAGCCTGAGCGTGGGAATGCTCCTCGCATTTTTGGAATGATGGAACAACGAGCCCGTCGGAGTTCTGGTGCCGTCATGTATGATACCGTGGTCACGCTTGACAACTCGCGTTCCTCCATCCTTCCCCAGGCGCAATCCCGTCCTCCGGAGGTGGACAGTTTTATGCGAGAGAAAGGCGAGCCGATCCGACTGCATGTTTTCATCGATCGGAGTGTGGTCGAAGTCTTCGTGAACGGAAAAGCCTGTGTTGCTGCACGCGTTTATCCTGGTCGAGAGGACAGCTTGGGCGTTTCGTTTCGGGCACAGGGTCAGGATGCGAAGCTGGTATCATTAGATGCCTGGCAAATGGGGAGCATCTACGACTAA